A genomic region of Rhipicephalus sanguineus isolate Rsan-2018 chromosome 1, BIME_Rsan_1.4, whole genome shotgun sequence contains the following coding sequences:
- the LOC119380588 gene encoding uncharacterized protein LOC119380588 produces MKSLIWIASLIGLTVAGSLGGYGGPSGGDAAGDSGGGGSGWQPEAGGGGKGGSSGGGWQPQGGDAGAGGSGWQASGGGGSSGGAGGGGWQPQGGGGGGWQPQGGAGAGGWQGGGLGPPEAVLHIVQLSIMLPKSGKVCSQKKKPFHLGGHGSSGGDGVKHIYIIRTVTTTGAAGHGTGGKSGSGGGHGGWQAGGGSGGTGGSGWQAGGGSGGSGWQAGGGSGSSGWQAGGGSGGAGWKAGGGSGGSGWQAGGGSGGSGWQAGGGAGGSGWQSGGGSSGWSSGGGGAGSGGWPSGGGNHGGSGGWSSGASGGWQAGGGGGHGGKAGGGAAGGVTKHVYIIKTLSSASGGSAHGGGHGGGHGSGHGGASGHGGGASGGHGGGHGGHGGSTGAHGSGHGSGGHRGAAGGGAPESIIVIRTDGASANGGHGSHGSGHGAVSSFGGAAAVSHGAVASAAAGAVWRATLGGGGAGWPAAVSDNSGAGWQAGGSSGGWQQGGGSGGGGNAGGWQAPGADLGGGWQSGGGTAAGGGGGGWW; encoded by the exons ATGAAGTCGTTG ATATGGATTGCATCCCTGATTGGGCTCACGGTTGCTGGTAGCCTTGGAGGCTACGGTGGGCCCAGCGGTGGTGATGCTGCTGGTGACTCTGGTGGAGGGGGCTCGGGATGGCAGCCAGAGGCCGGCGGCGGTGGCAAGGGAGGCTCGTCCGGTGGCGGGTGGCAACCCCAGGGGGGTGATGCTGGAGCGGGCGGCAGTGGCTGGCAAGCTTCTGGCGGAGGTGGCAGCTCCGGTGGTGCCGGAGGCGGTGGATGGCAGCCACAGGGTGGCGGAGGTGGCGGCTGGCAGCCACAAGGTGGTGCCGGAGCTGGTGGCTGGCAGGGTGGTGGCCTTGGGCCGCCGGAGGCAGTG CTACACATCGTCCAACTCTCAATAATGTTGCCCAAGAGCGGGAAAGTAtgcagtcaaaaaaaaaaacctttccaCTTAGGTGGCCATGGCAGCAGCGGTGGCGACGGAGTCAAGCATATTTATATAATCCGCACCGTCACAACAACCGGTGCTGCTGGACACGGAACCGGTGGAAAGTCCGGCAGCGGAGGCGGCCATGGAGGATGGCAAGCCGGCGGCGGATCTGGCGGTACTGGCGGCTCTGGCTGGCAAGCCGGCGGTGGCTCAGGTGGCTCTGGTTGGCAAGCCGGTGGAGGTTCTGGCAGCTCTGGCTGGCAAGCCGGTGGCGGATCTGGTGGCGCTGGATGGAAAGCAGGCGGTGGATCTGGCGGCTCTGGATGGCAAGCCGGCGGTGGCTCTGGTGGCTCTGGATGGCAAGCCGGTGGCGGTGCAGGAGGCTCGGGCTGGCAGTCCGGAGGTGGCTCAAGCGGTTGGtccagcggcggtggcggtgcCGGATCTGGCGGATGGCCCAGTGGTGGAGGCAACCATGGCGGCTCGGGTGGATGGTCCAGTGGTGCAAGTGGTGGATGGCAAGCCGGCGGTGGAGGCGGTCATGGTGGCAAGGCCGGTGGTGGAGCAGCGGGCGGTGTAACGAAGCACGTGTACATTATTAAGACTCTGAGCAGTGCATCTGGCGGCAGTGCTCATGGTGGGGGCCATGGTGGTGGCCATGGCAGCGGACACGGTGGTGCCAGTGGTCATGGCGGCGGTGCGTCTGGTGGCCACGGAGGAGGACATGGCGGCCACGGAGGAAGCACAGGCGCTCACGGAAGTGGTCATGGCAGCGGTGGCCATCGCGGTGCTGCTGGCGGTGGCGCTCCCGAAAGCATAATTGTCATCCGCACCGACGGCGCCTCCGCCAACGGAGGACATGGCAGCCATGGTAGCGGCCACGGAGCAGTGAGCAGCTTCGGTGGTGCAGCTGCGGTCAGCCACGGTGCAGTTGCCAGCGCTGCTGCTGGTGCGGTGTGGCGAGCAACACTAGGCGGAGGAGGTGCAGGCTGGCCCGCTGCTGTCAGCGATAATAGTGGTGCTGGCTGGCAGGCGGGTGGTTCCTCTGGTGGATGGCAGCAAGGCGGTGGCAGTGGGGGCGGTGGCAACGCTGGCGGATGGCAGGCTCCTGGTGCTGACCTTGGTGGAGGCTGGCAATCTGGAGGTGGAACGGCTGCAGGCGGAGGTGGCGGGGGCTGGTGGTAG